One segment of Corynebacterium atrinae DNA contains the following:
- a CDS encoding NAD(P)/FAD-dependent oxidoreductase — MSNTPFRPESGRHHVVIVGSGFGGLFAAKEFEKADVDVTLIDRTNHHLFQPLLYQVATGILSSGEIAPSTRQVLRNQENVSVVKAEVTDVDLENRLVTTSLGAYDRVFEYDSLIVAAGASQSYFGNDHFAEFAPGMKTIDDALEIRARVIGAFERAELAKDAAQRERQLTFVIVGAGPTGVELAGQLAELSHRTLVSEYSNFSTSAAKIILLDGAPQVLPPFGKRLGRNAQRELERLGVDVRLNALVTNVDEKTVTYKNANDGTEHTIDAFTKIWSAGVAASPLGKLIANQAGVETDRAGRVMVNPDLSVGEYGNVFVVGDMMNYKGLPGVAQVAIQAGQYVAENLVNEASGKSTPDQREEFEYFDKGSMAIVSRFNAVVKMGKVEVTGLAGWMLWLGVHVVFLVGFRNRLVSMINWGVNSVSRTRYNLATTRQQLHSRTALMKLQQFTSEIEGDTPIELRDTAKFTGKK, encoded by the coding sequence ATGTCTAACACGCCTTTTCGTCCTGAAAGTGGACGCCACCATGTGGTCATCGTCGGTTCCGGGTTCGGAGGCCTGTTTGCCGCTAAGGAATTTGAGAAGGCTGACGTCGATGTCACCCTCATTGACCGCACGAATCATCACCTTTTCCAGCCGCTGCTCTACCAGGTAGCCACCGGCATTTTGTCTTCCGGCGAGATCGCGCCGTCCACCCGCCAGGTGCTCCGCAACCAGGAGAACGTCAGCGTGGTTAAGGCCGAGGTCACCGACGTTGACCTGGAGAACCGCCTGGTCACCACCTCGCTCGGTGCTTATGATCGCGTCTTCGAGTACGACTCCCTCATCGTGGCGGCGGGCGCCTCCCAGTCCTACTTCGGCAATGATCACTTCGCGGAGTTCGCGCCGGGCATGAAGACTATTGACGATGCCTTGGAGATCCGCGCCCGCGTTATCGGTGCTTTCGAGCGGGCCGAGCTCGCGAAGGATGCCGCCCAGCGCGAGCGTCAGTTGACCTTTGTTATCGTCGGCGCTGGCCCGACCGGCGTGGAGCTCGCTGGCCAGCTGGCCGAGCTGTCCCACCGCACCCTCGTGTCGGAGTACTCCAACTTCTCCACCTCCGCAGCGAAGATCATCCTGCTCGATGGCGCTCCGCAGGTCCTGCCCCCGTTTGGCAAGCGCCTCGGCCGCAATGCGCAGCGCGAACTGGAGCGCCTTGGTGTCGATGTGCGCCTCAACGCGCTGGTGACCAATGTCGATGAGAAGACTGTCACTTATAAGAATGCCAACGACGGCACCGAGCACACCATCGACGCCTTCACCAAGATTTGGTCGGCCGGTGTCGCCGCATCCCCGCTGGGCAAGCTCATTGCCAACCAGGCCGGGGTGGAGACCGACCGCGCGGGCCGCGTCATGGTCAACCCAGACCTCTCTGTCGGTGAGTACGGCAACGTCTTCGTTGTGGGCGACATGATGAACTACAAGGGCCTTCCGGGCGTTGCCCAGGTTGCTATCCAGGCCGGCCAATACGTGGCCGAGAACCTGGTCAATGAGGCATCGGGCAAGTCGACCCCGGATCAGCGCGAGGAATTCGAGTACTTCGACAAGGGATCCATGGCTATCGTGTCCCGCTTTAATGCCGTGGTGAAGATGGGCAAGGTTGAGGTCACTGGCCTGGCCGGTTGGATGCTGTGGCTCGGCGTGCACGTGGTCTTCCTTGTTGGTTTCCGCAACCGTCTCGTCTCGATGATCAACTGGGGCGTCAACAGCGTCTCGCGTACTCGCTACAACCTGGCTACCACTCGCCAGCAGCTCCACTCCCGCACCGCGCTGATGAAGCTGCAGCAGTTCACCTCCGAGATTGAAGGTGACACCCCGATCGAGCTGCGCGACACCGCGAAGTTCACCGGTAAGAAGTAG
- a CDS encoding class I SAM-dependent methyltransferase, protein MRPSHLDTIDAKAWPGIAQVPSGLLIDVRARLAEASFARACTNAGLSLDPEGSADLIVEREELFARLAVSGWLGLAEGYLAGEWRTDSLTDVLAAFLRTGYRPRGMSRLPVGVGTGGEIPAELVRLSSGDGMSDFSGVFASGVPTTVRTSVPSHASDGPDTHFIDLTTFTPPLGAERGDLGDAQRRSADMLLDAALVTPGTHLMEFPSSGGAVAMGAARRRATVDTLTADAAQAAAVRESLTFAGVDDNVHTSVISQSLPGPRDWLGRYDSIISVDKLAVVEPRERVELLRSFDRILDHGGRIALQTPVATEATTPAARAALGFLRAYVWPGLDYPTVVDVHSLVDRETGLRVIGQTHLAEHAQQTLAMQRSLFEGHSREAAAEGFDSVYRRLWRYQFALREAMFRLGMLDVVQFTLTHRHRRGRR, encoded by the coding sequence GTGAGGCCCTCCCATCTTGACACTATCGACGCGAAAGCATGGCCCGGAATCGCCCAGGTGCCTTCCGGCTTGCTTATCGACGTCCGCGCGCGCCTCGCCGAGGCTTCCTTCGCCCGCGCCTGCACTAATGCCGGTCTCTCCCTCGATCCCGAGGGATCCGCCGATCTCATCGTGGAACGCGAGGAACTGTTCGCTCGCCTCGCGGTCTCGGGTTGGCTGGGCCTGGCTGAAGGGTATTTGGCAGGGGAGTGGCGCACCGATTCGCTCACCGATGTCCTCGCGGCCTTTTTGCGCACCGGCTATCGCCCCCGCGGGATGTCGCGGTTGCCTGTGGGGGTCGGCACCGGGGGAGAGATCCCCGCGGAGCTGGTGCGTTTAAGTTCCGGCGATGGGATGAGTGACTTCAGTGGCGTGTTCGCCTCGGGGGTGCCGACCACGGTTCGTACATCCGTCCCCTCCCATGCGTCAGATGGCCCGGACACCCATTTCATCGACCTCACTACGTTCACTCCTCCCCTCGGCGCCGAACGGGGAGACCTCGGCGATGCGCAGCGCCGGAGCGCAGACATGCTTCTCGACGCCGCCCTCGTCACCCCCGGCACCCACCTCATGGAGTTTCCCAGCTCGGGTGGGGCAGTGGCGATGGGTGCGGCGCGGCGTCGGGCGACCGTCGATACGCTCACTGCTGACGCGGCGCAGGCCGCGGCAGTCCGGGAGAGCCTGACTTTTGCGGGTGTGGACGACAACGTGCACACCAGCGTCATTTCCCAATCGCTGCCGGGACCACGGGATTGGCTGGGGCGCTACGATTCCATCATTAGTGTAGACAAGTTGGCGGTGGTGGAACCGCGCGAGCGGGTTGAGCTGCTGCGCTCCTTTGACCGAATTCTCGATCACGGCGGTCGCATCGCCCTCCAGACCCCCGTGGCCACCGAGGCGACGACCCCCGCCGCCCGCGCGGCCCTCGGATTCCTGCGCGCCTACGTCTGGCCTGGGCTGGATTACCCCACGGTGGTCGACGTCCATTCTCTCGTCGACCGGGAGACCGGGCTGCGCGTCATCGGCCAGACCCACCTCGCCGAGCACGCCCAACAGACGTTGGCCATGCAGCGTTCCCTCTTTGAGGGGCACTCGCGCGAGGCAGCCGCCGAGGGCTTCGACTCGGTCTACCGCCGCCTGTGGAGGTACCAATTCGCCCTCCGGGAGGCGATGTTCCGCCTGGGCATGCTCGACGTCGTGCAATTCACCCTGACGCATCGCCACCGGAGGGGTCGCCGCTAG
- a CDS encoding FAD-binding and (Fe-S)-binding domain-containing protein: protein MRKLFSPKPATIGRPKGATSQADAVSESHVDGTPQPVVDDLSRIVGKENVLGRLSDLVRYASDAGPYRTIPSVVVRSRNAEDLSGLMKYAHQNNRHLVFRAAGTSLNGQAMTDDILVDVKTHFAGMRVLDDGARLWSRPGVILGDAQAVLARHGFMIGPDPGSTSVCTIGGVIADNAGGMRCSVPRDSYHCLESATIVLPSGTIIDTSAEDADEQLARLEPEIHGGLINLRDEIRGDEELVALLKRKFSIRNTNGLRLDAFLDEERPVDILLRLMVSSEGTLGAVTEFVLRTIPLPRKKAVAWVMLADLRQAASYVHALMETGAEACELLVAPVLKRAVGNFPTAPAEWADFNENAAALLLEVGGTDEADLADAIKRAEDVLTTAELLSPLSFDDTPEGMRGAWSIRNGLFGLIGADRPQGSALITEDVCFPPADVGAGAADLLDLLAAYGYPEMVMGHAAFGNLHFFLLPRFDIEEEREAYANFLDDLADLVIGKYQGSLKAEHGTGVNMAPFLQREWGDRAWELMWDVKNLLDPAGILAPNVKLTRDPLVHLQNFKSFPQVEAEINQCVECGFCEPVCPSRHITVTPRQRIVLRREMARQPEGSKVLDKLQEEFQYDGIEMCAVDGTCSIPCPISIDTGAAMKQLRAQQHSATAKKVALSTAKNWAKVETGARVGMGVAEKLPTPLLRTAANLGRAVINEDLLPTVPGPLPDAAAANLPLTSREGASALYFPACVNRIFGQPGDASPEHLSLPESVVELGRRSGRPVWIPEGVAGDCCGTPWSSKGYKEGFNYQAQQIARDLVEWSDYGALPVVVDAASCTHGLLEQVPHALEGELAEQFAQLRILDVVEWLHAEVMPGLPIVRTVGRAAVHPTCSTTHMGINDQLRELTELAADEVVVPERATCCGTAGDRVLLHPELVKSATSEEMAEVTGHFDAFVSDNRTCEMGLEMTSGHTYESIAVLLERASRPVVTP, encoded by the coding sequence ATGCGAAAACTCTTCAGTCCCAAGCCAGCAACCATCGGGCGGCCCAAGGGTGCCACTAGTCAGGCCGATGCCGTCAGCGAATCCCATGTGGATGGCACCCCCCAGCCGGTGGTGGACGATCTATCGCGCATCGTCGGTAAAGAAAACGTTCTCGGACGATTGAGCGACCTCGTCCGCTATGCCTCCGATGCAGGCCCATACCGCACGATCCCTAGCGTCGTCGTGCGCTCCCGGAACGCCGAAGACCTTTCAGGCCTAATGAAATACGCGCACCAGAACAATCGGCACCTCGTGTTTCGGGCAGCCGGCACCTCACTTAACGGTCAAGCAATGACTGATGACATCCTCGTCGACGTCAAGACGCACTTCGCTGGCATGCGGGTGCTGGACGACGGAGCGCGCCTGTGGTCTCGTCCGGGCGTCATTTTAGGCGATGCCCAAGCCGTGTTGGCACGCCACGGTTTCATGATCGGCCCGGATCCGGGCTCAACCTCGGTGTGCACCATCGGCGGCGTGATCGCGGATAACGCCGGAGGGATGCGGTGTTCAGTCCCCCGCGATTCCTATCACTGCCTGGAGTCGGCAACCATCGTGCTCCCCTCTGGCACCATCATCGACACGAGCGCCGAGGATGCCGATGAGCAATTAGCCCGCCTCGAGCCGGAAATACACGGTGGGTTGATCAACCTGCGGGATGAGATTCGTGGCGATGAAGAGCTAGTGGCATTGCTCAAGCGGAAGTTCTCCATCCGCAATACCAACGGCTTGCGGCTTGATGCCTTCCTCGATGAGGAGCGTCCCGTCGATATTCTTTTGCGTCTCATGGTGTCCTCGGAGGGAACCTTGGGAGCAGTGACGGAGTTCGTTCTCCGCACGATTCCGCTCCCCCGGAAGAAGGCGGTCGCTTGGGTCATGTTGGCCGACCTGCGCCAGGCCGCATCATACGTCCATGCGCTCATGGAGACCGGCGCGGAGGCCTGCGAGCTACTGGTAGCCCCGGTGCTCAAGCGCGCCGTGGGGAATTTCCCCACTGCCCCGGCCGAGTGGGCCGATTTTAATGAGAATGCTGCGGCCCTGCTGCTGGAAGTTGGCGGGACCGACGAGGCTGACTTGGCGGATGCCATCAAGCGTGCCGAAGATGTACTGACAACTGCGGAACTGCTCAGCCCCCTTAGTTTCGATGACACCCCGGAGGGCATGCGCGGCGCCTGGAGCATCCGCAATGGACTCTTCGGACTCATCGGCGCCGACCGCCCGCAGGGCAGCGCGCTGATCACCGAGGACGTTTGTTTCCCTCCCGCGGATGTCGGGGCGGGCGCCGCCGACCTGCTAGATCTGCTGGCAGCCTACGGGTATCCGGAAATGGTCATGGGACACGCGGCCTTCGGTAACCTGCACTTCTTCCTGCTGCCACGCTTCGATATCGAGGAGGAGCGGGAGGCTTACGCTAACTTCCTCGATGACTTGGCTGACCTGGTCATCGGCAAGTATCAGGGTTCGCTCAAGGCAGAGCACGGCACGGGCGTTAACATGGCGCCGTTCCTCCAGCGTGAGTGGGGCGATCGCGCCTGGGAGCTGATGTGGGATGTGAAAAATCTCCTCGACCCGGCCGGGATACTCGCCCCCAACGTTAAGCTCACCCGCGATCCCCTGGTGCACCTGCAGAATTTTAAGTCCTTCCCGCAGGTGGAAGCAGAGATCAACCAGTGTGTCGAGTGCGGGTTCTGCGAACCGGTCTGTCCCTCTCGCCACATCACTGTCACCCCTCGTCAGCGGATCGTTTTGCGCCGCGAGATGGCTCGCCAGCCAGAGGGTTCAAAGGTCTTGGACAAGCTCCAAGAGGAGTTCCAATACGACGGCATCGAGATGTGTGCGGTGGACGGGACGTGTTCGATCCCCTGTCCCATCAGTATCGATACGGGTGCTGCGATGAAGCAGTTGCGCGCGCAGCAGCACTCGGCTACTGCCAAGAAGGTGGCGCTGAGCACCGCCAAGAACTGGGCAAAGGTGGAAACAGGTGCCCGCGTGGGCATGGGCGTGGCTGAGAAGCTCCCGACGCCACTCTTGCGAACCGCCGCCAACCTCGGGCGGGCCGTCATCAATGAGGATCTGCTGCCCACGGTGCCGGGACCGCTTCCCGATGCAGCCGCGGCGAACCTCCCCCTCACCTCCCGCGAAGGCGCCAGCGCCCTCTACTTCCCGGCTTGTGTCAACCGGATTTTCGGCCAGCCCGGAGACGCCTCCCCCGAGCACTTGAGCCTGCCTGAGTCCGTGGTGGAGCTTGGGCGTCGTTCGGGGCGTCCGGTGTGGATCCCCGAGGGCGTTGCCGGCGATTGCTGCGGCACCCCGTGGTCGTCCAAGGGGTACAAGGAGGGCTTTAACTACCAAGCCCAGCAGATCGCGCGGGACTTGGTGGAATGGTCGGATTACGGGGCTCTCCCCGTCGTGGTCGACGCCGCGAGCTGCACCCATGGTCTGCTGGAGCAGGTGCCCCACGCCCTAGAGGGTGAGCTGGCAGAACAGTTTGCGCAGCTGAGGATCCTCGACGTTGTTGAGTGGCTTCACGCGGAGGTCATGCCGGGGCTGCCGATCGTGCGCACGGTCGGCCGCGCCGCCGTCCACCCGACGTGTTCCACCACCCACATGGGCATCAATGACCAGCTCCGCGAGCTCACCGAGCTAGCGGCAGACGAGGTCGTCGTGCCTGAGCGGGCCACCTGTTGTGGCACCGCTGGCGACCGGGTTTTGCTGCACCCCGAGCTGGTCAAGTCCGCCACGAGTGAGGAGATGGCCGAGGTCACAGGCCATTTCGACGCCTTCGTCTCCGATAACCGCACGTGTGAGATGGGCCTGGAGATGACGTCCGGGCACACTTACGAGAGCATCGCGGTCTTGTTGGAGAGGGCGTCCCGCCCGGTGGTGACGCCCTAG
- a CDS encoding bile acid:sodium symporter family protein, with product MTTFADSHKTTPEGTTVEDRSATWAVLVFPLAILAGAVVAFFNPSMMEPFGPHVSTMLMIIMFCMGLTLTMPDLSTIARRPWPIFIGVACQYIIMPLSAVAAAWMLGFSPELTVGLIMLGSVPGGTASNVIAYLAKGDVALSVAMTSVSTLISPIVTPLLMLWLAGQSTDVDALGMTISLLKTVLIPVTAGLLIRLFAGKLVDKILPALPWLSIIVIVMVLMTVVARSASVLITVGLIAVAGVAIQNFIGFVAGYFLPKLLRHDVAACRTTSIEVATQNSALASGLAGQFFSPEAAIPGAIATVWSNITGAIFAAICRRNDARNAAQKTA from the coding sequence ATGACGACCTTCGCAGATAGTCACAAAACCACGCCCGAAGGCACGACCGTGGAGGATCGCTCCGCCACCTGGGCAGTTCTCGTCTTCCCCCTAGCCATTCTCGCTGGGGCAGTGGTGGCCTTCTTCAACCCGTCGATGATGGAACCGTTCGGGCCACACGTGAGCACCATGCTCATGATCATCATGTTCTGCATGGGCCTCACCCTGACGATGCCTGACTTATCGACGATCGCCCGTCGTCCCTGGCCCATCTTCATCGGGGTTGCTTGTCAATACATCATCATGCCGCTGAGCGCCGTCGCAGCCGCCTGGATGCTGGGCTTCAGCCCCGAGTTGACCGTCGGCTTGATCATGCTGGGGTCCGTCCCGGGCGGCACGGCCTCCAACGTCATCGCCTACCTAGCCAAAGGCGACGTCGCGCTCTCGGTGGCCATGACCAGCGTGTCGACTCTCATCTCTCCGATCGTCACCCCACTACTCATGCTATGGCTCGCCGGCCAATCGACCGATGTCGATGCACTGGGCATGACCATCTCACTATTGAAGACTGTGCTTATCCCAGTAACCGCCGGCCTACTCATCCGCCTGTTTGCCGGAAAGCTCGTGGACAAGATCCTGCCCGCACTGCCGTGGCTGTCGATCATCGTCATCGTCATGGTCCTCATGACTGTCGTGGCCCGGAGCGCCTCCGTGCTGATCACTGTCGGCCTGATCGCCGTCGCGGGCGTCGCGATCCAGAACTTCATCGGCTTCGTAGCGGGCTACTTCCTGCCCAAGTTGCTGCGACACGACGTCGCTGCCTGCCGGACAACCTCCATCGAGGTGGCCACCCAGAACTCGGCGCTGGCCTCCGGCCTGGCCGGTCAGTTCTTTAGCCCCGAAGCCGCAATCCCGGGCGCTATCGCCACCGTCTGGTCGAACATCACGGGCGCCATCTTCGCTGCCATCTGCCGCAGGAACGATGCGCGAAATGCCGCGCAGAAGACTGCCTAG
- a CDS encoding amidohydrolase family protein — MVPALFDAHFHIVDPRHPLIPNNGYVPPNFSTADYKKRTKDLNVVGGAIVSGSFQAFDTGYLVAALRSLGPSFVGVAQVPGDISDSEVLRLDASGVRGVRFNLARGGSAGLEELDSLARHCYDIAGWHTEVYVDSRHLPALHDVLANLPAVSIDHLGLSQEGLPHLLRLVEQGVKVKATGFGRVDLNTVEAMHAIMEVDPSALMAGTDLPSTRATRPFSDEDLQLIQDSIAPEQVEAVFHKNAEDLYLDPIRL, encoded by the coding sequence ATGGTCCCGGCTTTGTTCGACGCGCACTTTCACATCGTTGACCCACGTCATCCACTGATCCCCAACAATGGCTACGTTCCGCCCAACTTTTCTACGGCGGACTATAAGAAGCGGACCAAGGACCTCAACGTCGTGGGCGGCGCCATCGTCTCAGGTTCCTTCCAGGCCTTTGATACTGGGTACCTTGTGGCCGCGCTCCGCAGCCTCGGCCCTAGTTTCGTGGGCGTAGCCCAAGTTCCTGGTGACATCTCAGACTCGGAAGTACTCCGCCTTGACGCCTCTGGAGTGCGGGGTGTTCGCTTCAACCTGGCTCGGGGTGGTTCCGCAGGCTTGGAGGAATTGGACAGCTTAGCGCGGCATTGCTACGACATTGCAGGCTGGCACACGGAGGTCTATGTAGATTCCCGCCACCTGCCGGCGCTGCATGATGTGTTGGCGAACCTTCCCGCTGTGAGCATTGACCATCTCGGGTTGAGTCAAGAAGGCCTCCCCCACCTTCTTCGTTTGGTTGAACAGGGTGTCAAGGTCAAGGCGACAGGATTTGGCCGGGTCGATCTCAACACTGTGGAGGCGATGCACGCCATCATGGAAGTCGATCCTTCGGCCCTTATGGCAGGTACAGATCTGCCATCGACGCGTGCAACTCGCCCCTTTTCCGATGAAGACCTCCAGCTCATTCAGGATTCCATAGCACCGGAGCAGGTCGAGGCGGTATTTCACAAGAATGCGGAAGATCTCTATCTAGACCCTATCCGCTTATAG
- a CDS encoding tyrosine-type recombinase/integrase, translating to MSTQTDTVTTGDMIDVCDRYRWQTGSRVVTVSDAARWYLAVCQGRRMSEHTIRAYRGGLNRIGQLLAGITGHPVDTLPLEVVNRNDLGDAFNEYAATRSPASQKQAWAVWNGMCRLLVDHEVIARNPMGQVPSGELPAVTLAKTLPTEAVEALLKRLAEGDAGRAADAGTEVGGADSHHPHPRRWWERDHAMVLVTLVTAVRASELCGITFGDITSPYADDGARQVVIRGKGHKERKLTLEAPAVEVMEKYLRSRSERVNDERGMGYGDDLWNRWAPEQELFVQVDGGPVTPAMFHQRLEYAYRAAEITAHRAPGALSHQLRQTVATMLADDPSVTPHGLKTFLGHSSLSSAERYILDVGRATGQRNPIYGMMGDISGLE from the coding sequence ATGAGTACGCAGACAGATACCGTGACCACTGGGGATATGATCGACGTGTGCGACCGTTATCGCTGGCAGACAGGATCTCGAGTGGTCACCGTGTCTGACGCAGCCAGGTGGTATCTCGCGGTGTGCCAGGGCCGGCGAATGTCGGAGCACACGATCCGAGCCTACCGAGGTGGACTCAACCGGATCGGTCAGCTCTTAGCGGGGATCACCGGGCACCCCGTCGACACTCTTCCGCTGGAGGTAGTCAACCGCAACGACCTGGGTGACGCCTTCAATGAGTATGCAGCCACACGTTCGCCGGCCAGTCAGAAGCAGGCCTGGGCGGTGTGGAACGGGATGTGCCGCCTACTCGTCGACCATGAAGTGATAGCGCGTAACCCCATGGGGCAGGTGCCCTCCGGTGAACTACCGGCGGTCACCCTGGCCAAGACGTTGCCGACGGAGGCGGTTGAGGCCCTGCTGAAGAGATTGGCGGAAGGCGATGCGGGCCGTGCAGCGGATGCAGGGACCGAGGTGGGCGGTGCCGACAGCCACCACCCGCACCCCAGGCGCTGGTGGGAGCGCGATCACGCGATGGTGCTGGTCACGCTGGTGACGGCCGTGCGTGCTTCGGAGCTGTGCGGCATCACTTTCGGTGATATCACCTCGCCGTATGCCGATGACGGAGCACGTCAGGTGGTCATCCGTGGCAAGGGCCACAAGGAGCGCAAGCTCACCCTTGAGGCCCCGGCCGTCGAGGTCATGGAGAAGTACCTGCGGAGCAGGTCAGAACGTGTCAACGATGAGCGCGGGATGGGCTATGGCGATGATCTGTGGAACCGGTGGGCACCTGAGCAGGAGCTGTTCGTCCAGGTCGATGGCGGCCCGGTGACGCCGGCAATGTTCCACCAACGCCTCGAGTACGCCTATCGGGCGGCCGAGATCACCGCGCACCGTGCCCCGGGAGCGTTGTCGCATCAGCTGCGCCAAACCGTGGCGACCATGTTGGCCGATGACCCGTCGGTGACCCCACACGGGCTCAAGACTTTCCTCGGACACTCCTCGCTGAGTTCCGCCGAGCGCTACATCCTCGATGTCGGTCGGGCCACCGGTCAGCGCAACCCGATCTACGGAATGATGGGGGACATCTCAGGATTAGAATGA
- the brxL gene encoding BREX system Lon protease-like protein BrxL — protein MSDDLNLTLAALDTAAEETSVPETDNGAEEPNALDRKINQYFAGAVVRKDLVKAVKGNAIVPSYVLEYLLGQYAASDDEATIQAGIERVRDILAQHYVHRNESELVKSKIKERGRHRVIDRVSVTLNEKEDVYQAEFANLGIKGIHVDSGTVTAHQKLLVGGVWCLCDVEYFPSDEAKGVPWILGSLKPIQMSHFDFEGYLSARAEFTTEEWIDLLIQSIGFNPEMFGRRAKLLQLVRLIPFVERNYNLVELGPKGTGKSHIYSEFSPHGMLISGGEVTAPKLFVNNANGRLGLVGYWDVVAFDEFAGKKKRTDKALVDIMKNYMANKSFSRGVETLGAEASMVFVGNTSHNVAYMLKHSDLFDELPESYHDSAFLDRLHFYIPGWEVDTIRGEMFSSGYGFVVDYIAEVLKSMRNLDFSDRYQQHFTLGSDISTRDRDSIHKTFSGLMKLLYPHEQATAEEIEEILRFAVEGRKRVKDQILRIDDTMAAVKFGYNTATGTWRGVTTLEEEEHPGHYYRDSGASAHIVPDPEPLAAASTVAIKAAMDEPKPLYEGQRDFQENQRGVSYETLLLPYLAGATEIELQDPYIRQPHQGRNLVELLAAIASAKDPAEEVTFRLTTSEEPDTTFKQKQLLMLKEIYDRAPQYGIDFHVSFSGSAHDRWIRTDTGWRINLGRGLDIFQKFEGGWMDFATSRQEFRQVREFGVTYIHE, from the coding sequence ATGAGTGATGACCTCAACCTGACCCTGGCTGCCCTAGACACAGCAGCTGAGGAGACCAGCGTGCCGGAGACCGATAATGGTGCGGAAGAGCCGAACGCTTTAGACCGCAAGATCAATCAGTACTTTGCTGGAGCGGTTGTCCGTAAAGATCTCGTCAAAGCAGTCAAGGGCAACGCGATCGTGCCGTCCTACGTACTGGAGTACCTACTTGGTCAATACGCGGCGTCTGACGATGAGGCAACGATTCAGGCGGGCATCGAGAGGGTACGAGACATCCTGGCGCAGCACTACGTCCATCGCAACGAGTCGGAGCTGGTCAAGTCGAAAATCAAAGAACGAGGCCGCCACCGGGTTATCGACCGGGTGAGCGTCACGCTCAATGAGAAAGAAGATGTCTACCAGGCCGAGTTCGCAAACCTGGGAATCAAAGGTATCCACGTCGATTCAGGGACTGTCACTGCCCACCAGAAGCTACTGGTCGGCGGGGTGTGGTGCTTGTGTGACGTCGAGTATTTTCCTTCCGATGAAGCCAAGGGCGTGCCGTGGATTCTCGGCTCCCTCAAGCCGATCCAGATGTCGCATTTCGACTTCGAAGGCTATCTTTCCGCGCGTGCCGAGTTCACCACCGAGGAATGGATCGATTTACTCATCCAGTCAATCGGTTTCAACCCGGAGATGTTCGGACGACGCGCGAAGCTACTACAGCTAGTACGGCTCATCCCGTTCGTCGAACGTAATTATAACCTCGTTGAACTGGGGCCGAAGGGTACCGGTAAGTCCCATATCTACTCGGAATTTTCGCCTCACGGCATGCTGATCTCCGGCGGAGAAGTGACAGCGCCCAAGCTGTTCGTCAACAACGCCAACGGCCGGCTTGGCCTGGTCGGATACTGGGACGTCGTCGCGTTTGACGAGTTCGCGGGCAAGAAAAAGCGCACCGATAAAGCACTCGTCGACATCATGAAAAACTACATGGCGAACAAGTCGTTTTCCCGTGGCGTGGAGACACTCGGGGCCGAAGCCTCCATGGTGTTCGTCGGCAACACCTCACACAACGTGGCCTACATGCTCAAGCACTCTGATCTCTTTGATGAACTGCCTGAGAGCTACCATGACTCGGCGTTCCTTGATCGGTTGCACTTCTACATTCCTGGGTGGGAGGTAGATACGATCCGTGGTGAGATGTTTTCGAGCGGTTACGGATTTGTGGTTGATTACATTGCTGAAGTGCTTAAATCGATGCGCAACCTCGATTTCTCCGACCGCTACCAGCAGCACTTCACTTTAGGGTCGGATATTTCTACCCGGGACCGCGACAGCATCCACAAGACCTTCTCCGGTCTCATGAAACTGTTGTATCCGCATGAGCAAGCCACAGCTGAGGAGATCGAGGAGATCCTCAGGTTCGCGGTCGAAGGCCGAAAACGTGTGAAAGACCAGATCCTCCGCATCGATGACACGATGGCGGCCGTAAAGTTCGGATACAACACGGCGACGGGGACATGGCGTGGCGTCACCACGCTGGAAGAAGAAGAGCACCCAGGGCATTACTACCGGGATTCGGGAGCGAGCGCCCACATTGTCCCAGATCCCGAGCCGCTGGCGGCCGCCTCCACAGTTGCAATAAAGGCTGCAATGGACGAGCCTAAGCCTCTCTACGAGGGGCAACGGGACTTCCAGGAGAATCAGCGAGGAGTCTCATACGAGACGCTGCTACTGCCCTACCTGGCTGGAGCTACCGAGATCGAGCTTCAGGATCCCTATATTAGACAACCCCACCAAGGGCGCAATCTGGTCGAGCTGCTCGCCGCGATCGCGTCGGCAAAGGACCCAGCCGAGGAAGTGACTTTCCGCCTCACCACTAGCGAAGAACCTGACACTACCTTTAAGCAAAAGCAGCTGCTCATGCTCAAGGAGATCTACGACCGAGCACCACAGTACGGCATCGATTTCCACGTCAGTTTCAGCGGCAGCGCACATGACCGATGGATTCGAACTGACACCGGGTGGCGGATCAATCTCGGGCGAGGTCTAGACATCTTCCAAAAGTTCGAAGGCGGTTGGATGGACTTCGCTACCAGCCGTCAGGAGTTCCGACAGGTTCGCGAGTTTGGGGTGACTTATATACACGAGTAG